A genomic stretch from Corynebacterium terpenotabidum Y-11 includes:
- the metG gene encoding methionine--tRNA ligase, translating into MSKHVLTAVAWPYANGPRHIGHVAGFGVPSDVFARYQRMSGNQVLMVSGTDEHGTPLLVQAQKEGVPVQELADRYNRIIVEDLAGLGLSYDLFTRTTTRNHYAVVQELFRGLNDNGYMIRQTTVGAIDPKTGRTLPDRFIEGTCPICGATDARGDQCDNCGNQLDPADLIDPRSKIDGATPDFVETEHFMLDLPAFAEALEQWLSTREGWRPNVLNFSLNLLKDMRPRAMSRDIDWGVPVPIEGWQDNDAKKLYVWFDAVVGYLSASIEWAWRTGDPDAWKTWWSDPQALSYYFMGKDNITFHSQIWPAELLGYAGKGNKGGEVGDLGELNLPTEVVSSEFLTMSGSKFSSSKGVVIYVRDFLKEFGPDALRYFIAVAGPENMDTDFTWDEFVRRINTELANEWGNLVNRTVSMAHKNFGEIPTPGEFTAEDQALLDEAAAAFDVVGSNLEHSRFKAGISEAMRIVARANQYIAAQEPWKLAKDESQRDRLATVLFTALQVVSDANTLLTPYLPFSAQQIFELLGGTGVWAAQPQVVDVTDDSPLTPVGVGLPAEGRAYPVIMGDYTTQQATWARTDLAPGTPLSKPTPLFTKLDPELAETGPEWARIESD; encoded by the coding sequence ATGTCGAAACACGTCCTCACCGCCGTCGCCTGGCCGTACGCCAACGGTCCCCGTCACATCGGACACGTTGCCGGATTCGGCGTCCCCTCGGACGTCTTCGCCCGGTACCAGCGAATGTCGGGCAATCAGGTGCTGATGGTCTCCGGCACGGACGAGCACGGTACCCCGCTGCTCGTCCAGGCGCAGAAGGAGGGCGTGCCGGTCCAGGAACTCGCCGACCGGTATAACCGCATCATCGTCGAGGACCTCGCCGGCCTCGGCCTGTCCTATGACCTGTTCACCCGCACCACCACCCGCAATCACTACGCCGTGGTGCAGGAACTGTTCCGCGGCCTCAACGACAACGGCTACATGATCCGCCAGACCACGGTCGGCGCGATCGACCCGAAGACCGGGCGCACCCTGCCGGACCGGTTCATCGAGGGCACCTGCCCGATCTGCGGTGCGACGGACGCCCGCGGCGACCAGTGTGACAACTGCGGTAACCAGCTCGATCCGGCAGACCTCATTGACCCGCGGTCGAAGATCGACGGTGCCACCCCGGACTTCGTCGAGACCGAGCACTTCATGCTCGATCTGCCGGCGTTCGCCGAGGCTCTCGAGCAGTGGTTGTCGACCCGCGAGGGGTGGCGTCCCAACGTCCTGAACTTCTCGCTGAATCTGCTCAAGGACATGCGTCCGCGGGCGATGAGCCGCGACATTGACTGGGGTGTTCCGGTACCGATCGAGGGCTGGCAGGACAACGACGCCAAGAAGCTCTACGTGTGGTTCGATGCGGTCGTCGGCTATCTCTCCGCCTCCATCGAGTGGGCCTGGCGTACCGGGGATCCGGACGCCTGGAAGACCTGGTGGTCGGATCCGCAGGCCCTGTCCTACTACTTCATGGGCAAGGACAACATCACCTTCCACTCCCAGATCTGGCCGGCTGAACTGCTCGGCTACGCCGGGAAGGGGAACAAGGGTGGTGAGGTCGGTGACCTCGGCGAGTTGAACCTGCCGACCGAGGTCGTCTCCTCCGAATTCCTCACGATGTCGGGGTCGAAGTTCTCCTCGTCGAAGGGCGTGGTCATCTACGTCCGCGACTTCCTCAAGGAATTCGGTCCGGACGCCCTGCGGTACTTCATCGCCGTTGCCGGCCCGGAGAACATGGACACCGACTTCACCTGGGATGAGTTCGTCCGCCGGATCAACACCGAGCTGGCCAACGAGTGGGGCAATCTCGTCAACCGCACCGTGTCCATGGCGCACAAGAACTTCGGTGAGATCCCCACCCCGGGTGAGTTCACCGCCGAGGATCAGGCACTGCTCGACGAGGCGGCCGCCGCCTTCGATGTCGTCGGGTCCAATCTGGAGCACTCCCGGTTCAAGGCGGGGATCTCCGAGGCGATGCGGATCGTGGCACGCGCGAACCAGTACATCGCCGCCCAGGAGCCGTGGAAGCTGGCCAAGGACGAGTCGCAGCGCGACCGCCTGGCCACCGTGCTGTTCACCGCCCTGCAGGTCGTCTCGGACGCGAACACCCTGCTCACCCCGTACCTGCCGTTCTCCGCACAGCAGATCTTCGAGCTGCTCGGCGGGACCGGCGTGTGGGCCGCCCAGCCACAGGTCGTGGATGTCACCGACGATTCTCCGCTGACCCCGGTCGGCGTCGGCCTGCCTGCCGAGGGCCGGGCCTACCCGGTGATCATGGGCGACTACACCACCCAGCAGGCCACCTGGGCCCGGACCGATCTGGCCCCGGGGACGCCGCTGTCCAAGCCGACCCCGCTGTTCACCAAGCTTGACCCGGAACTCGCGGAGACCGGGCCGGAGTGGGCCCGCATCGAGTCCGACTGA
- the rsmA gene encoding 16S rRNA (adenine(1518)-N(6)/adenine(1519)-N(6))-dimethyltransferase RsmA, which yields MTDSAENTDVRLLGPGEIRALAAELDITPTKKLGQNFVIDPNTVRRIVAAADLTVDDHVIEVGPGLGSLTLALLEAVGDVTAVEIDRRLADRLPRTIAEFAPGRTGDVTVVDHDALTLTAADLTDAGVPAPTALVANLPYNVSVPVLLHLLEEFPSIRRVLVMVQLEVADRLAAAPGSKIYGVPSVKAGFHGAVSKAGTIGKNVFWPAPKIDSGLVRVDRYTDADRPWQGAVDTWGGERLRREVFAVTDAAFLQRRKTLRAALSGYFGSGPDAEAVLVAADIDPKERGEKLDTARFVDLAVAALERP from the coding sequence GTGACGGACAGCGCTGAGAACACCGACGTACGGCTCCTGGGCCCCGGAGAGATTCGGGCCCTCGCCGCTGAACTCGACATCACCCCGACGAAGAAGCTCGGCCAGAACTTCGTCATCGACCCGAACACGGTCCGTCGGATCGTCGCCGCCGCCGACCTCACCGTCGACGACCATGTCATCGAGGTCGGACCGGGCCTCGGGTCGCTGACCCTCGCCCTGCTGGAGGCCGTCGGTGACGTCACTGCCGTGGAGATCGACCGGCGGCTCGCCGACCGGCTGCCTCGCACCATCGCCGAGTTCGCGCCGGGTCGGACCGGGGATGTCACCGTCGTCGACCACGACGCCCTGACTCTCACCGCCGCCGACCTGACGGACGCCGGGGTGCCTGCACCAACCGCACTGGTGGCAAACCTGCCCTACAACGTCTCCGTGCCGGTTCTGCTGCACCTGCTGGAGGAGTTCCCCTCCATCCGACGCGTCCTGGTGATGGTCCAGCTGGAGGTCGCCGACCGGCTCGCCGCCGCCCCGGGATCGAAGATCTACGGGGTGCCGAGTGTGAAGGCCGGGTTCCACGGGGCGGTGTCCAAGGCGGGCACGATCGGAAAGAACGTCTTCTGGCCGGCCCCGAAGATCGACTCCGGCCTGGTCCGCGTCGACCGCTACACCGACGCCGACCGCCCGTGGCAGGGCGCCGTGGACACCTGGGGTGGGGAGCGACTGCGCCGTGAGGTGTTCGCCGTGACCGATGCCGCGTTCCTGCAGCGCAGGAAGACCCTCCGCGCCGCGCTGTCCGGCTACTTCGGGTCCGGGCCGGACGCCGAGGCGGTCCTCGTTGCGGCAGATATCGACCCGAAGGAACGGGGCGAGAAGCTGGACACCGCCCGGTTCGTGGACCTCGCGGTAGCCGCCCTGGAGCGGCCGTGA
- a CDS encoding DoxX family protein — protein sequence MNNPALRDAALFLLRLVLGVVFIAHGWDKAFGTGIDVTVDQWSALHIPQPTLSAWAVSIVEMLGGAMLVLGLLTPAAAAILALDMVAAFYFVHLDHGLFVADGGWELVLVLCAACVTLVVFGSGRVSLDRALSRFA from the coding sequence ATGAACAACCCTGCACTGCGCGATGCCGCCCTGTTCCTGCTGCGGCTGGTGCTGGGCGTCGTCTTCATCGCCCACGGATGGGACAAGGCCTTCGGCACCGGAATCGACGTCACTGTCGACCAGTGGTCCGCTCTCCACATCCCCCAGCCGACCCTGTCCGCCTGGGCGGTCTCGATCGTCGAGATGCTGGGTGGGGCGATGCTGGTCCTCGGCCTGCTCACGCCGGCGGCTGCAGCGATCCTGGCGCTGGACATGGTCGCGGCGTTCTACTTCGTCCACCTCGACCACGGGCTGTTTGTCGCCGACGGCGGCTGGGAGCTTGTCCTCGTCCTCTGCGCGGCCTGTGTGACGCTGGTGGTCTTTGGGTCGGGGCGGGTCAGCCTGGACCGGGCGCTGTCCCGGTTCGCCTGA
- a CDS encoding TatD family hydrolase, with protein sequence MAKKKRPTPVPPEPLPELFDAHTHLASCGATGPEQIREIMDRAAAVGVHQVCTVGDDLAESVQALEAAHADERVWAACAVHPTRAAELFEDGVQDRLRELVADPRCVAVGETGLDTYWIRQEPERTAPLDVQEEALRWHMALAAEVGKPLMIHNREADEDLLRVLADAPEDLRIMLHCFSSPLAVAQEAIERGYWLSFCGNVTFGRNGELREAARICPADRLLLETDAPFMTPEPFRGSRNEPAFVGYTARCVADVRKVTPEALGAQVTRNARELYGLA encoded by the coding sequence ATGGCGAAGAAGAAGCGTCCGACCCCTGTCCCCCCGGAGCCCCTGCCGGAGCTCTTCGACGCGCACACCCATCTGGCGTCCTGTGGTGCCACCGGCCCGGAGCAGATCCGGGAGATCATGGACCGGGCCGCGGCGGTGGGGGTCCACCAGGTCTGCACCGTCGGGGACGACCTGGCGGAGTCGGTGCAGGCGCTGGAGGCGGCACACGCCGATGAACGGGTGTGGGCGGCCTGTGCCGTCCACCCGACCCGGGCGGCCGAGCTGTTCGAGGACGGCGTGCAGGACCGGCTCCGGGAGCTGGTGGCGGATCCGCGGTGCGTGGCCGTGGGGGAGACGGGACTGGACACCTACTGGATCCGGCAGGAACCGGAGCGGACCGCGCCACTGGACGTCCAGGAGGAGGCGTTGCGCTGGCACATGGCGCTGGCCGCGGAGGTCGGCAAGCCGCTGATGATCCACAACCGGGAGGCGGACGAGGACCTGCTGCGGGTCCTGGCGGACGCCCCGGAGGACCTGAGGATCATGCTGCACTGTTTCTCCTCGCCGCTGGCCGTGGCCCAGGAGGCGATCGAGCGGGGCTACTGGCTGAGCTTCTGCGGCAATGTCACCTTCGGGCGCAACGGGGAACTCCGGGAAGCCGCCAGAATCTGTCCCGCGGACCGGCTTCTCCTGGAGACTGATGCCCCGTTCATGACGCCGGAGCCGTTCCGGGGGTCCCGCAATGAACCGGCCTTCGTGGGCTACACGGCACGGTGTGTGGCGGACGTGAGAAAAGTGACCCCTGAGGCCCTAGGTGCGCAGGTGACACGCAATGCCCGGGAACTCTACGGCCTGGCGTGA
- a CDS encoding zf-HC2 domain-containing protein produces MNCDEARAALSARLDGEPEPAGTATDAVDAHVAACADCQVWFAAAADLNRRLRMSVTSTPTGTADAAAPLDAGEVARRMTELAERTPEISQRLRSRSLPLALCRVLMVVLAVIYVAWAVILLVNATDVPESVVPGSVDGAGGAVANSGDPDLTSLSVDAATVRLALAAGLLWGAWRPRAAPGLLPVFLALWGFGAGFSTRDLVLGYLDAPTVAGLLLHLASCAAVIGVWLARHHAVQPLRESLRMLGALPVTYSPDDASRNSTWRPGDGD; encoded by the coding sequence GTGAACTGTGATGAGGCGCGGGCGGCACTGTCCGCCCGGCTGGACGGGGAACCGGAACCGGCGGGGACCGCCACGGACGCGGTGGACGCCCACGTCGCGGCCTGTGCGGACTGTCAGGTGTGGTTCGCCGCCGCCGCCGACCTCAACCGTCGGCTGCGGATGTCGGTGACGTCCACCCCGACAGGCACGGCGGACGCCGCAGCCCCGCTTGATGCGGGGGAGGTGGCCCGCCGGATGACGGAGCTGGCTGAGCGTACCCCGGAAATCTCCCAGCGGCTGCGCAGTCGGTCGCTGCCGCTGGCCCTGTGTCGGGTCCTGATGGTGGTGCTCGCCGTCATCTATGTCGCCTGGGCGGTGATCCTGCTGGTCAATGCGACCGATGTGCCGGAGTCGGTGGTGCCGGGGTCGGTCGACGGTGCCGGGGGAGCGGTGGCGAACTCCGGTGACCCGGATCTCACCAGCCTGTCGGTGGACGCGGCGACGGTGCGCCTGGCGCTGGCCGCCGGGCTGCTCTGGGGGGCGTGGCGACCGCGGGCTGCACCGGGGCTGCTGCCGGTCTTCCTGGCCCTGTGGGGCTTCGGGGCGGGGTTCTCCACCCGGGACCTTGTCCTCGGGTACCTGGATGCCCCTACAGTGGCCGGGCTGCTGCTGCACCTGGCGTCCTGTGCTGCGGTGATCGGTGTATGGCTGGCCCGGCACCATGCCGTGCAGCCGCTGCGGGAGTCGCTGCGGATGCTGGGCGCCCTGCCGGTGACGTACAGCCCCGACGACGCGTCCCGGAATTCGACCTGGCGACCCGGGGACGGCGACTGA
- the rsmI gene encoding 16S rRNA (cytidine(1402)-2'-O)-methyltransferase: MDATDATDNAALLALAAADRPCPNGGIILAATPLGRATDASLRLIDALGTADVIAAEDTRRTRALADALGVEITGKIVSNHDHNETDRAAGLVAQAAAGARVLVVTDAGMPAVSDPGFPLVQAAQDAGVPLTCLPGPSAVPTALALSGVGVGHFAFDGFAPRKDGDRRRWLETLRAEPRAVAFFESPHRLGRTLAVAAEVLGADREVAVCRELTKTHEEIRRGTLAELLDWVDAGGTDGAGVRGEITVVVSASAGDGPVDPVELVAAVEEKVAAGARLKEACKAVAEAHGASRRELYEAVLAARR, translated from the coding sequence ATGGATGCCACGGACGCCACGGACAATGCTGCGCTTCTCGCCCTCGCCGCCGCCGACCGCCCCTGCCCGAACGGGGGGATCATCCTGGCGGCGACGCCGCTGGGCAGAGCGACCGACGCGTCCCTCCGGCTCATTGACGCGCTCGGTACTGCGGATGTCATCGCTGCCGAGGACACCCGCCGCACCCGTGCGCTCGCGGACGCTCTCGGCGTGGAGATCACCGGGAAGATCGTCTCCAACCACGACCACAATGAAACCGACCGGGCGGCGGGGCTGGTCGCCCAGGCGGCTGCCGGGGCGCGGGTGCTGGTGGTCACCGACGCGGGAATGCCCGCGGTCTCCGACCCCGGCTTCCCCCTGGTCCAGGCGGCGCAGGACGCAGGGGTGCCGCTGACCTGTCTGCCTGGCCCGTCGGCGGTACCGACCGCGCTCGCATTGTCCGGGGTGGGCGTCGGACATTTCGCCTTCGACGGGTTTGCCCCGCGCAAGGACGGTGACCGGCGTCGCTGGTTGGAGACCCTGCGGGCCGAGCCACGGGCGGTCGCCTTCTTCGAGTCCCCGCACCGACTGGGCCGGACTCTGGCCGTCGCGGCCGAGGTGCTCGGTGCCGACCGGGAGGTGGCGGTGTGCCGGGAACTGACCAAGACCCACGAAGAGATCCGCCGGGGGACGCTCGCCGAACTGCTCGACTGGGTGGACGCCGGCGGGACCGATGGTGCGGGCGTGCGCGGGGAGATCACGGTGGTGGTGTCGGCGTCTGCCGGGGACGGTCCGGTCGACCCGGTGGAGCTCGTGGCCGCCGTCGAGGAGAAGGTGGCGGCCGGGGCCCGGTTGAAGGAGGCGTGCAAGGCCGTGGCCGAGGCACACGGGGCGTCCCGGCGGGAACTCTACGAGGCGGTGCTGGCCGCCCGACGGTGA
- the sepX gene encoding divisome protein SepX/GlpR, with the protein MSSSLSSIILIGVVWLLIITTLFMKRHTPVRRTSKALTETRVVHEGGAGIERPRRRPLPAESLYLADPDAHIELVEAEPEQVVIDDTRAPVVPAVVDGDVVSYRSLDDEDTGQFAPVSVDDRSADAGTDDAEAVDDADDADDAEAVDVVDDTDDAEAVDVVDDTEDTEDTEDTEDTEAAAEDDTDNVVADVVADVVDEDVQDEAAVEAGLLGEPTDDAADTPEPRTDHRFSEVDIAYIRGGDIDVAVGTDDELPLEDASRVSHDGDDWDDGEDEDGTAGVDESDELTEDDLDFLASRRGRGLYDPVASRKLAENRDRQRRRVFGVLAAVTVLAAACGMFLGGALWWTAAVVGAVLTGTYLYTLRKLTVAERKQQHQRLTRWRRARLGVRNTVDRELGVPDRLQRPGAVVLEIDDSDPEFADLDYADVTFADDVVDDGYGEPFEDSMPTIRVV; encoded by the coding sequence GTGTCCAGCTCCCTCAGTTCCATCATCCTGATCGGTGTGGTGTGGCTCCTCATCATCACCACCCTGTTCATGAAGCGTCATACGCCGGTTCGACGGACGTCGAAGGCTCTCACGGAGACCCGGGTAGTGCATGAAGGCGGGGCAGGTATCGAGCGCCCCCGTCGACGCCCCCTGCCGGCGGAAAGCCTCTACCTGGCGGACCCGGACGCTCACATCGAGCTGGTCGAGGCGGAGCCGGAACAGGTCGTCATCGACGACACCCGTGCCCCCGTGGTCCCGGCCGTCGTCGACGGCGATGTGGTCTCCTACCGGTCCCTCGATGACGAGGACACCGGCCAGTTCGCCCCGGTCTCGGTCGACGACCGGTCGGCAGACGCTGGTACCGACGACGCCGAGGCCGTTGATGACGCCGATGACGCCGATGACGCCGAGGCCGTTGATGTGGTCGATGACACCGATGACGCCGAGGCCGTTGATGTGGTCGATGACACCGAGGACACCGAGGACACCGAGGACACCGAGGACACCGAGGCCGCTGCCGAGGACGACACCGACAACGTGGTAGCGGACGTGGTAGCGGACGTGGTGGACGAGGATGTCCAGGATGAGGCTGCGGTGGAGGCAGGGTTGCTCGGGGAACCGACCGATGACGCGGCCGACACCCCGGAGCCTCGGACCGACCACCGCTTCTCCGAGGTCGACATCGCCTACATCCGGGGCGGGGACATCGATGTCGCCGTCGGCACCGACGATGAACTGCCGCTGGAGGACGCCAGCCGCGTCAGTCACGACGGGGACGACTGGGATGACGGTGAGGACGAGGACGGCACAGCCGGAGTGGACGAGTCCGACGAACTCACCGAGGACGACCTCGACTTCCTGGCCTCGCGCCGTGGACGTGGCCTCTACGACCCGGTGGCGTCCCGGAAGCTGGCGGAGAACCGTGACCGGCAGCGGCGCCGTGTCTTCGGCGTCCTCGCGGCCGTCACCGTCCTCGCCGCAGCCTGCGGAATGTTCCTCGGTGGTGCCCTGTGGTGGACGGCCGCGGTTGTGGGTGCGGTGCTGACCGGAACCTATCTCTACACACTGCGCAAGCTGACCGTGGCGGAGCGGAAGCAGCAGCACCAGCGCCTCACCCGGTGGCGGCGCGCCCGACTCGGCGTGCGCAACACCGTCGACCGTGAACTGGGCGTGCCCGACCGGTTGCAGCGCCCCGGTGCGGTGGTCCTGGAGATCGACGATAGTGACCCGGAGTTCGCCGACCTGGACTACGCCGACGTCACCTTCGCCGATGATGTGGTGGACGACGGGTACGGGGAACCGTTCGAGGACAGCATGCCGACCATCCGCGTGGTGTGA
- a CDS encoding resuscitation-promoting factor — MSPKKKSTLHHINHTRSVPLRVATGGMLATLVVGGAVVATNQKNVTLDVNGRIIKASTVRGDVSAVLKSEDIDVSGGDLIIPGLDESVSDGSRVTVRSSRQVALVVDGQERTVDTTSMTVSDLLDELGIDSDSSPVSASAIPLDGMELTITSPKSFTLNDGQPDEPAAKLTMTAPTVADVLELRGVPLGKDDIVTPAADTPVTEGMHIDVTRLTTTEVTEEQDVEPTVRVEEDPEMDEGTEQVLEEGTAGKARVTMRIHTFNGVETSREELKREEITPATDRVVRRGTKPTSSAPAVADGSVWDQLAQCEAGGNWAINTGNGFSGGLQFTPSTWAAYGGTEYAPEAYMATREEQIAVAEKVQAGQGWGAWPACTASMGLS; from the coding sequence GTGTCACCGAAGAAGAAGTCGACGCTGCACCACATCAACCACACCCGCTCGGTGCCGCTGCGCGTCGCCACCGGAGGCATGCTCGCCACGCTCGTCGTCGGTGGAGCCGTCGTCGCCACCAACCAGAAGAACGTCACCCTCGACGTCAACGGTCGGATCATCAAGGCCAGCACCGTCCGCGGTGACGTGTCCGCTGTCCTGAAGTCGGAGGACATCGATGTCTCCGGCGGTGACCTGATCATCCCGGGTCTCGACGAGTCCGTCTCCGATGGTTCACGGGTCACTGTCCGGTCCTCCCGCCAGGTCGCGCTCGTCGTCGACGGCCAGGAGCGGACCGTGGACACCACGTCGATGACGGTCTCCGACCTGCTCGACGAACTCGGCATCGACAGCGATTCCTCCCCGGTCAGCGCCTCCGCCATCCCGCTCGACGGCATGGAACTGACCATCACCTCGCCGAAGAGCTTCACCCTCAACGACGGACAGCCCGACGAGCCCGCCGCGAAGCTCACGATGACCGCGCCCACCGTCGCCGACGTCCTCGAACTGCGGGGCGTGCCGCTGGGCAAGGACGACATCGTCACTCCTGCGGCGGACACCCCGGTCACCGAGGGGATGCACATCGACGTCACCCGGTTGACCACCACCGAGGTCACCGAGGAGCAGGACGTCGAACCCACCGTGCGGGTCGAGGAAGATCCGGAGATGGACGAGGGCACCGAGCAGGTGCTCGAGGAGGGCACCGCCGGCAAGGCCCGCGTCACCATGCGGATCCACACCTTCAACGGGGTGGAGACCAGCCGGGAAGAGCTCAAGCGCGAGGAGATCACCCCCGCCACCGACCGTGTCGTCCGCCGTGGCACCAAGCCCACCAGCTCCGCCCCCGCCGTCGCCGACGGTTCGGTCTGGGACCAGCTGGCCCAGTGTGAGGCCGGCGGAAACTGGGCGATCAACACCGGCAACGGTTTCTCCGGTGGACTGCAGTTCACCCCGTCCACCTGGGCCGCCTACGGTGGTACCGAGTACGCGCCGGAGGCGTACATGGCCACCCGTGAGGAGCAGATCGCGGTGGCCGAGAAGGTCCAGGCCGGTCAGGGCTGGGGCGCATGGCCCGCCTGTACCGCCAGCATGGGACTGAGCTGA
- a CDS encoding TenA family protein, whose translation MGATPAARFSDTLRAENHAAWEAAVTHGFVTGLFAGTLPDADMAAYLVQDYRFADGFMALIGEAVATADNYASRHRFAQFLGEIAGDEDTYFVEALEELGRDGHGSGVADRDSIPDTPATAGFRQLFADAVASHSYAAVVSVLLVCEWLYLDWATRPSNRAHGPAANGYPVRHVHAEWVRLHDYPEFHGLIDFLRAELDRVGEQTPDSARAARAFFGRTVELELAFFDGHHAR comes from the coding sequence ATGGGCGCGACCCCGGCAGCCCGGTTCAGCGACACGCTGCGGGCGGAGAACCACGCTGCCTGGGAGGCCGCGGTCACCCACGGTTTCGTCACCGGGCTTTTCGCCGGCACCCTGCCGGATGCGGACATGGCGGCCTACCTGGTCCAGGACTACCGTTTCGCCGACGGCTTCATGGCCCTGATCGGTGAGGCCGTCGCCACGGCCGACAATTACGCGTCCCGTCACCGTTTCGCGCAGTTCCTCGGTGAGATCGCCGGGGACGAGGACACCTATTTCGTCGAGGCGTTGGAGGAACTGGGCCGGGACGGACACGGTTCCGGTGTCGCCGACCGGGACAGTATCCCGGACACCCCGGCCACGGCCGGGTTCCGGCAGCTCTTCGCCGACGCCGTGGCGTCCCACAGCTACGCCGCGGTCGTCAGCGTGCTCCTGGTCTGCGAGTGGCTCTACCTCGACTGGGCGACGCGTCCGTCCAACCGGGCCCACGGCCCGGCGGCCAACGGCTACCCCGTCCGGCACGTCCATGCCGAATGGGTCCGGCTGCACGACTACCCGGAGTTCCACGGGCTGATCGACTTCCTGCGGGCGGAGCTGGACCGGGTGGGGGAGCAGACCCCGGACAGCGCCCGGGCCGCCCGGGCATTCTTCGGCCGGACCGTCGAACTGGAACTCGCCTTCTTCGACGGTCACCACGCCCGCTAA
- a CDS encoding dolichyl-phosphate-mannose--protein mannosyltransferase has protein sequence MTHSTTVRRAILHVRPTRWWIILAVLTVLGAATRLTELGYPTDQGTPVFDEKHYVPQSWQILRGAADPLIGGIEDNPAYGLVVHPPLAKQLEALGMWVFGNTPFGWRISVALLGIGVILLTAAIARRLARSTGFGDWVGLAAGIMALCDGILFVTGRSAMLDQFQTFFILLATLLLLADHDQMERTFRRVFAQGRITDSPLGPRMGYRWWRFAAGVALGCALAVKWSGLYYIAFFGLAVVAVDWWRRHRFGVQRPLAGTFARDCVPAFASLVVLPTVVYLLSWRAWFASETGVFRHEVEAGNERINSWGLGWLPDSWQNFIYYHVSVLEFHEELTNSNGHHHPWESKPWEWLASTRGLLYYSETDSSGMKQVILLTGTPAIWFLTVPVLLWGLWCLLRRRDMRWIVPVVGYLAGFLPWLLNVDRQMYLFYATNLAPFLIIGLALVIGQAAGWSIAGDRPVGRGPGWWAGVRQLWFNHTGMLFGVLYLMLVVWMFLFFLPIFTGLPLTYQQWQWRMWLPGWT, from the coding sequence GTGACCCACTCCACCACCGTCCGACGCGCCATCCTGCATGTGCGACCGACCCGTTGGTGGATCATCCTCGCCGTTCTCACCGTCCTCGGGGCCGCGACCCGACTGACCGAACTGGGCTACCCCACCGACCAGGGGACGCCGGTCTTCGACGAGAAGCACTACGTCCCCCAGTCCTGGCAGATCCTCCGCGGCGCGGCGGACCCCCTCATCGGCGGGATCGAGGACAACCCCGCCTACGGTCTGGTGGTGCACCCACCACTGGCCAAACAGCTCGAGGCTCTGGGGATGTGGGTGTTCGGGAACACCCCGTTCGGCTGGCGGATCTCCGTCGCCCTGCTCGGCATCGGTGTCATCCTGCTCACGGCGGCCATCGCCCGCCGACTGGCCCGCTCCACCGGCTTCGGCGACTGGGTGGGCCTGGCCGCCGGCATCATGGCCCTGTGCGACGGCATTCTCTTCGTCACCGGACGCTCAGCGATGCTCGACCAGTTCCAGACCTTCTTCATCCTGCTGGCGACTCTCCTGCTGCTCGCCGACCACGACCAGATGGAACGCACCTTCCGTCGCGTGTTCGCGCAGGGACGCATCACCGACAGTCCCCTGGGGCCGCGCATGGGATACCGCTGGTGGCGCTTCGCCGCCGGAGTCGCGCTGGGCTGCGCGCTCGCGGTGAAGTGGTCCGGCCTGTACTACATCGCCTTCTTCGGTCTCGCCGTCGTCGCGGTGGACTGGTGGCGCCGCCACCGGTTCGGGGTGCAGCGCCCCCTGGCCGGGACATTCGCCCGGGACTGCGTCCCCGCCTTCGCCTCCCTCGTCGTCCTGCCCACTGTGGTGTATCTGCTGAGTTGGCGGGCCTGGTTCGCCTCGGAGACCGGCGTGTTCCGCCACGAGGTCGAGGCCGGGAACGAACGGATCAACTCCTGGGGTCTGGGCTGGCTACCGGACTCGTGGCAGAACTTCATCTACTACCACGTCTCCGTCCTGGAGTTCCACGAGGAACTCACCAACTCCAACGGTCACCACCATCCGTGGGAGTCCAAACCCTGGGAATGGTTGGCCTCGACCCGGGGGCTGCTCTACTACAGCGAAACTGATTCCTCCGGCATGAAGCAGGTCATCCTGCTCACCGGGACCCCGGCGATCTGGTTCCTCACGGTGCCGGTCCTGCTGTGGGGTCTGTGGTGCCTGCTGCGGCGTCGCGACATGCGCTGGATCGTCCCGGTTGTCGGCTACCTCGCAGGATTCCTGCCCTGGCTGCTCAACGTCGACCGGCAGATGTACCTCTTCTACGCCACGAACCTCGCCCCCTTCCTCATCATCGGACTCGCCCTGGTCATCGGCCAGGCTGCGGGCTGGTCGATCGCCGGTGACCGGCCCGTGGGCCGGGGTCCCGGGTGGTGGGCCGGGGTACGTCAGCTGTGGTTCAACCACACCGGCATGTTGTTCGGCGTGCTCTACCTGATGCTGGTGGTCTGGATGTTCCTGTTCTTCCTGCCGATCTTCACCGGCCTGCCACTCACGTACCAGCAGTGGCAGTGGCGGATGTGGTTGCCCGGCTGGACCTGA